A genome region from Myxocyprinus asiaticus isolate MX2 ecotype Aquarium Trade chromosome 12, UBuf_Myxa_2, whole genome shotgun sequence includes the following:
- the LOC127449587 gene encoding cyclin-D1-binding protein 1 homolog: MHATEPNRVMSADNSEVLLPLRNLFNTVKCTRDRVRDGESNESSGMFNLSNFWETLNQAVKATSQEATKLSLIFSKPPVPSEEDCAKIAESVQKSVLTLSTVYFWLPKSQGITLRKAIRDATADVLDGLVQLLDVILSSTLQSLSQEQLMSTGGVWVACDQFDQLPKDNRGAVLRVVTSHVSLVKDALEEMEQALTEAQDPFGDILEDDDDDEIVARGNQDTYWSESDRQLISQCQGLMKASGACLRKLSSAIKNNGRVDTEENITQLDDLADAAKEISPSVDDLTLSLYPPVHRSAVEQNVCKLSCVLKKMLEITRWCHVCLEADVSWVEFLSGAVDHNLEKIKSLLLHSSS; the protein is encoded by the exons ATGCATGCGACAGAACCGAACCGAGTCATGAGTGCCGATAATTCAGAGGTTCTTCTGCCTTTACGAAACCTGTTCAACACCGTGAAATGCACCAGAGATCGAGTGAGAG atgGAGAATCAAACGAATCTAGTGGGATGTTCAATTTGTCAAACTTCTGGGAGACTCTGA ATCAGGctgttaaagcaacatctcaagaagcAACAAAACTCAGTTTAATCTTCTCAAAGCCTCCGGTGCCGTCAGAGGAG GACTGTGCAAAAATAGCAGAATCTGTTCAGAAGAGTGTGCTGACGCTGTCTACAGTTTACTTTTGGTTACCGAAGAGCCAAG GAATTACGTTACGGAAGGCCATTCGAGATGCCACCGCTGATGTGTTGGATGGTCTAGTGCAGCTGTTGGACGTTATTCTCTCCTCCACTTTACAAAG TTTATCACAGGAGCAGCTGATGTCCACTGGAGGTGTTTGGGTGGCGTGTGACCAGTTTGATCAGCTGCCAAAAG ATAACCGTGGTGCGGTGTTACGAGTCGTGACATCACATGTCAGTTTGGTGAAAGACGCTCTGGAAGAAATGGAGCAG GCGCTGACTGAGGCTCAGGACCCGTTTGGAGACATCttagaagatgatgatgatgatgaaatagTCGCTCGTGGTAACCAAGATACGTACTGGTCAGAGTCGGACCGTCAGCTCATATCTCAGTGTCAGGGTCTGATGAAGGCGTCCGGCGCATGTTTGCGCAAACTCTCGTCTGCGATCAAAAACAACGGCAGAGTGGATACGGAAGAGAATATCACACAGTTAGACGATCTCGCAGATGCAGCGAAAGAAATCAGCCCGAG TGTTGATGATCTCACTCTCAGTCTGTACCCGCCTGTCCATCGCTCTGCTGTTGAACAGAAC GTGTGTAAACTGTCGTGTGTGTTGAAGAAAATGCTGGAGATCACGAG GTGGTGTCATGTGTGTTTGGAGGCTGATGTGTCCTGGGTGGAGTTTCTTAGTGGTGCTGTGGATCACAACCTGGAGAAGATCAAATCACTGCTGCTCCACTCCAGCTCTTAG
- the LOC127449592 gene encoding protein TMEPAI-like isoform X3 yields MQLHAGELHSAPCIQTQCSAQLEFVQILVIVVVMMMMVVVITCLLNHYRLSARSLMSRHGRARRQHLPLPSEGSLWSSDGPGSSSAMTEQVYTPRPPDRMPSYIQRERLSRFQPTYPYLPHAIINLPPTISLSDGEEPPPYQGPCTLQLRDPEQQLELNRESVRAPPNRTVFDSPLIDASLCSPSANAGISIGRLECAPPTYSEVIGHYYHPTSLPRHTQTQSGAVVPPTVLVQGVLQPTPQQLTRTDSRNARNKEKHKAQQV; encoded by the exons ATGCAGCTCCATGCAGGAGAGCTTCATTCAGCGCCATGTATACAGACACAATGCAGCG CCCAGTTGGAGTTTGTTCAGATTCTGGTGATTgtggtggtgatgatgatgatggtggtggtcATCACGTGTCTGTTGAATCACTACAGACTGTCTGCTCGATCGCTCATGTCTCGGCACGGACGAGCACGCAGGCAACACCTGCCCCTGCCATCG GAGGGCAGTTTGTGGTCATCAGATGGTCCAGGATCTTCTAGTGCCATGACTGAA CAGGTGTATACTCCTCGACCGCCGGACCGCATGCCGTCTTACATACAGCGTGAGCGTCTGTCTCGCTTCCAGCCCACGTACCCGTACCTGCCGCACGCCATCATCAACCTGCCCCCAACCATCTCGCTGTCAGACGGAGAGGAGCCACCACCCTATCAGGGTCCCTGCACGCTTCAGCTGAGAGATCCGGAGCAACAGCTCGAGCTGAACCGAGAGTCAGTGCGAGCCCCTCCAAACCGCACCGTCTTTGACAGTCCGCTCATCGACGCATCACTGTGCTCGCCCAGTGCCAACGCAGGCATCAGCATCGGGCGGCTAGAGTGTGCTCCGCCCACGTATAGTGAAGTTATAGGGCACTACTACCACCCCACGTCATTACCACGACACACGCAGACTCAATCCGGTGCGGTTGTGCCGCCAACGGTGCTGGTACAGGGCGTGCTGCAGCCGACACCTCAGCAACTCACCCGCACAGACAGCAGGAACGCCCGCAACAAAGAGAAACACAAAGCACAGCAGGTCTGA